The Megalobrama amblycephala isolate DHTTF-2021 linkage group LG22, ASM1881202v1, whole genome shotgun sequence sequence aaaaataaaactcattattagtttttttttaccatgtGACATTTtcataacagaaaaaaaaatctatttctcaGAAGAAAAATTCTCAACATTGCAAAAAAGATTGTTGTGTTTgattatagtattttaaaattatttttatgtattaattacagtaatgagaatcaaCACAGAAAATTAGgaattacaaacaaaatatcCAGATGTTACAGCAGTAATAATTTAAGATAAAATGAGTTTGCAAATgtcacaaagcaaaaaaaaacaacaacaacaaaaaaaacagcataattGTTCTCTAAGCACAATCTAATTTTGCTCATTTGATACTgtggtgaaatatgacctgttttcatgagattcacccaTAAATAGAAGAGAGAGAAATGCAGATAGTTTCCAAAAAGCTTCGTTCTGTTTCAAATCCTGAAGAACGCGTGTTCTGCTAATGGTAAGTCAAAAAATAGAGAATATTTACATCTTTAGATTATATACATGGCATTATATGAACACATGGTCAGTGTGAGAACGTGATAGAGAgacggagagagagaaagacccACCACATCAAGAGTCTACAGTGATGAAACTGCTTCATAATACAATCTTTCTGTGCTGATTCAGAAACAGCTTCCGTGCCTCGTCTTAAAATACACTGCAACATGGGTCTCAGACTCAGTGTCTTCATCTCACAGCCAGTCAAATCAGCTTAGAGCAGCTTTCTGAAATGGGGAAAGGTTTATAGATGAATTGTCTCTCAGTAGCCGTAAGGGTAATGTGATTTTGCTGGCCGCAGAGAGGATGCATAGAGGAGAAGAACAACCTGCTACaggacaacacacacacacacacacgtctgaACTCTGACACACTGGTCTGGGGCAGGTGAGGGTTTAGCCATTTTGCATTTCACAAGTTTGTATGATAAAATAGAGGTATGGAAAGGTTAAAGGTGAGGTTTGCTGGCTATAACGCCTGTCTGTGACTCTTGACTCATGACGCAAAGACACTTTTAGTTGATGTATGTTCGCTATATGCTGGTGTACTCCTACAAAATCTCCAAAATGAtcatatgcatttaaaatgtacagaCTATAACTTGCAGTCAATTTGATGCTTTCTAGAATTAGAATCTTTCTCACCCAGTACGGCTAATGGTTCAATTGTGGAAACTGGCTGTTTATGTTGCGCTTGGAAACTTTCAATGCCATTCAATAGGCTAAAAACGTTGGATCCGCGATAAACGCAAACAAACTGCATGTGTATGAGATCTCGCATCTCATATCTTTCCAAGCTCGATGTGCACGTTTCAATTTCATCTGGcaggttttttctttttttcttttttagtgTCAAGGACACACAGCGAGGCAGAGCCCGCACGTTCCTCACATTAACTAACCTTTTACTTATGCGATACTGACGTAATTCTGATCTACCTATGTTCTGCATCAGCCGACGAGGGTCAGGTGCTACAATAAGCTTTTAAGAGCATTTCCTGGCAATGATGTTGTTGCTAAGCAACCCCACTGGATATTCAAACACAATCAGCTTTCATACTGTAGGGAGAAATATGGAAAGCAataaaagaaacagaaaaaagaaaaaaaaaatagagttTGTCCTATAATTCCATTATGAAGAATAGCAGGGAGACATTTGAGAGACCGGTGGGTTAATATCGAGGGATATAATGTCCTCAGGTTGCTGAGCTATGTATAGCacttcaacaaaaatgaaatatgtcGAACTAGAGAAAACAATTGCCCAATTTGTCAAATTAAGTCCAGCTTGATTAATAAAAGTTCCCAGCATTTGCAAAAAGGATGAATCagttttaacaacaacaatttGATAAAAAGATGATGaattggaaattaaaaaccgAATAAAGTTTAATGCAGCAATTACAATAATACACGCATGTGTACTCTACTCCAGTTAATGGCACATTGCACATTGTTATTATACAACTTCAAAGCCATTCAAGAATGAGGAACTTGATCGATAGATCGCTTCATGTAGTCAGCAGTTGTTGTATGGCTCCCACGAAGGACTGGTCAAATCCCTTCAAAGAAAATACTCTCTGAAAGTGAGGCATACGAGTTTCGCCAACTGGATGGCTAACGTTTTATCTGAAGTGGCCCAAGAGCGGTTTTCCCATTCCCTGAACCCTGACGCTTAACCAGCCCCTTGAACCCAAACCCACTGATTTGGTCTATAAACAGTATACTTGAAAATCTTTACATTAGATTACATGTCATATTGCAAAATCTTTCATCAGAAAAATCTGGACATTTTCACAATGtctttcattctctctctgttaaaaatctaaaattttCAAGTCGGTGAAATTCTCCTGTGCTGCGTATCCCAGTATAGTATTTCAAAGCTTTAATACAGCTtgttttaaagtcaacatgaactcaaaatggACACTATTTACTTTCCTAACACACATTCCTGGCCTTGTTGTGCACGATTCAACTGTGCACGTTATGccaagtcaaaaaaaaaaaaaaaaatcttcagaaTCTTTTATCAAAATGTTAACCTGCTCCGCCTCTGAAATGACTTTCCATCCCTCCTGGCTCCATTCTGGTACACCCACTTTTcacgatccaatcaattcctgatgaaTAAAGTCAAGTCCCGCCCTGCATCCATGAAATACTACAGAAGTTAAATGGGTTGCGAATGCCGTTTCATGTCAGCTTTAAGTCCAGATACTTTCTGTGCACATCAAAAACACCCAATGCCAGTGAAATAGCCCTTACACACTGCTGTTACTCTTCATTTCAGCGCTGACAGGCGAAAAGACAAACATGACACTCGAGATCTCTTCAAACGTAGAAATGCACAGAGAGTTTGCACTATGGCGGCTTGTTGGGAGGTACTACGGTACCTTTGCTGAGGACAGCAGCCAAGTACTCTTATTGTTCACATGGAAAGGCTTCTTCTCTCTGCCCTCTCCTCTAGGTATGACGTATGTCACCCTGAAACTGGTGTCTTTTAGAGTTCAGATTTCTGAGCTTATGAACTGATCCTCACTTGTGCTAGATTCAGAATGTCATCATGAAGCAGAGTTCTGGATCACAGCAGTTTAAGTCTTTATTTCTGAATTAGTCTCAGTTAATACTGtcccttacacacacacacacacacacatacacacacacacacaggtacacTACCTACCGAGGTGAGTACGATGAATAATGATGTCAACCTCCGGGAAGTGTAAATGTGTGTATGCTTTTATACAGGTCTGTTAGCTGCTGTACATCGGTGTGTGTAGTCGGTGTCGCTGGACTGTGGCAAAccaacacttaagtaattacacTACTTTAATATAGACTATATTTTTTATACGCGGACACAACTCAAAAAGAACTGCAAAAAAGACGCTTGCTTTGGCACATGTGTACTCAATAGCGCCATGTCCAGTAAAAGCCTGTCTCTGTTCACTGAACGGAATATTCCATAGAACCCGTCGGAAAGGGATGGAGTTCCAAAATGTCAAAGACTTGACAGTCGCACTGGCATGAAAACCAGTCTACTTCCCTTCCTGCATGTGCACGTGTATGCGAGTAATCAGATCTGGGTCTCCTGAACGCTCTCCTTGGAGCCATTCGATAGCAACAGTGGCTCAGTCTGCACATTGGGAACGTGACTAAGGCCTTTCAGAGTTCCGTGGAAAGTCATCGCCATTGGGATGGGAATTGGCAGGGGAGGTGAGGTCGAGCCGGGGTTGGAGGGGTCACCGGAAGTCCCTATTTTCATGGTCGAAGCCTGGTTTTGGGAGGAAGGATTGGGTTTGTTGTTGAGCATTCCAGTGGCCATGTTTAAGCTTAGCACATTGTTGTTAAAGTGGTGCGCTTTGTAGTAGTGGTTCAGGTGATCTGCTTGCCCGACGCTCGGCAGGGTCATGATCTCAGGGTCGTGAATCCTTGGACTCTGCCCGCTTCCTCCACCAGATCCTGCTCCGGTGTGGACGGTGCCCCCTCCTGTGATGCCACTAGCTCCTCCCGCAGATCCAATCTCATCTTCCACGTTGATGATCTCAATGGCACGTGCCGGGCCGTGGTGTTTGTGCAGTTGGTGCTGCTTGCGAAGCTTGTAGAAGACGACCAGCATCACAGCCGCCATGAAGGTGATGGCCACGAAGCAGCCGATGATGATCTTGGTCGTCTTCATTACATCCTCAAGACCCGACAGGTTGGCGACGTCCGTGATGGAGACCGTGAATGGGCGATCGGGTGCACGCGTAGCTCGCGGTGACAAGGAGGACAGCATCGAACCAGTGGGACCTGCTGATGCAGATGCAGCCGTCGGTCCTGGAAAGCTAATAAACGTCTCGTTGACGAACTGCCGAGCTGAATCGTGTCCATCTTGCCCCGTCTCTACAGTTTCGACAGTAACGGTTGTGAAGTAGCTGTAACCATTGCCTGGGTCGGGTGCAGAGACGTTCAACACAGCAGTTGCTGTGGTGTTGCCAGCAGAGTTGGTGACCATACAGGTGTATGGTCCAGTGTCTTGCATGGTCACGTTGGTGAAATTCAAGGTTCCATCGTGCAGGACAGAGATCCGGACCTTGTACGCTCCATGGGTCATCAAGGTCCCATTGGGGGTCAACCAATTAACAGAAGTCATGGATGTCCCGGTGCGGCATTTCAGCTCCGCTGCCATTCCCTCTGTCACGTTCAGGTCCGTTGGTGGCTCCACAATCACAGGCGCATAGCAGGTGAAGTCTCTCTGGTCAAGGTCACCAATGTACCTGCCCTTAGTACCTGGTGGGGCATGGCAACGTGCACAACAAGTGGAGTTATCAGGTACAGTTTCTTTAAGCCACCAGCTCAACCACAGAACGTCACAGTTGCAAACCCAAGGATTGTGGTTCAGATGGACACGCTCTAACTGCTGCAGTGGAGTGAAGAGATCATGGGGCAATGAATGCAGAGAGTTATGGGACAGATTGAGCTCCTCCAGGTTCTTGAGGTCATCAAAGGCATTCCTCTCAATGACAGAGATCCGAGAGTGCATGAGCCACAGTTTGCGTAGAGACACCAGGCCTTGGAATGATCCAGGACGCACCACGCCCAGCTGGTTTCCTGACAGCTCCAGTTCCTCTAGCCGCACGAGAGGCGTCAAGTTGGGTACATCCTTAAGCCCGCACATGCCCAGATTCAGGAAACGGAGGTTCAGCAGCCCTTCGAATGCGGCCTCCGAGATGAAACTGAGTTTGCGCAACTCGCCGAGGTCTAACCGCCGCAGTGACGGCACACGGTGGAAGGCGTATGCTGGGAGTGTCTCTATGGGGTTGTTCCTTAGCCAGAGTTCACGCAGCTTACTCAGGTACTCAAATGCCTGTGATGGTACCAGTGGGAGTCTGTTGTCAAAAAGCTCCAGGGTGATAAGATTGGGAAGGCCATTGAACGCTCCCACTTCTATCTGACGAATCTGGTTCTTAGACAACTGTAAAATTTCCAGATGATTTAGGTGCTTGAAGGTGTCTGACCTGATCACCTGCAGAATAAGAACAGAGGACAAGAATATAGTTACTTATAACAGCCGAAATATTGGGAACTGGGTTACTGCATCTTCTGAACCTATGTTGTTAAAGTTTAGCCTGTTCTGCAGAAGTTTGAGTGACAGATCAGCGTACGCCTTTGTGTTAGTATGCATAGCCACGAAAGTGGGATCTTTATTATTTTGTTCTATTTCAGTATGTGCGTATGCGTGACCATCTGTCACTCTGTGACTGGAGATGACTGATTTCCAATGCCTGACGGTTGTAGCATTGGATGGTCTAACTAACAGAGCTTGTAAACAAATTCTAACCAAGTATCTTTAGCACTAAGGCTCAGCAAGAAATCCATCAACTTCTCCAAAAATTCTATGCCTGTGCATgttatttgtgtttcattttgaaTGGAATCAACAATATGGCTTTAATTACATTCATTTCAAAGAATATCTTCGATATTTGGGTACTTGCACAATCCCCACTGGTTGATTTTGCTTGATAGATAAGTTTTAGGAGCAGCACATCAGTGAAAGTGTTAACTGTTTTTTGGGACACCTGGAATAAACAATTAAGTGCTGGCGAGGTTCGATATAGCATGGTTGTTTTCATTTCGCCATGCAGATCTCATGGTGAAAATTTATAGTTAATGTATCAAGGAGGTTACCTGTATGGAGTTCTCCTGGAGGTTGAGGTATCGTGTATTGGAGGAGATACTCTGTGGAACTTCATTTAAGCCTTTTCTGGTACAGATCACTCGACTGGCTTGATTGGAACAGCTACAGGGAGCAGGACAGGCGGGACTGGCTTCGGCCAATCTAGGTCCAAGGAGGTGTGGCCACAACAACAGTTGGACCAACCAGATAAGGGGGGAGGGGCTGAAAAGGCCTGTTACGATAGCAGCCTGCATGGCAACTGAATCATGTCCTGCCcctttcctaaaaaaaaaaaaggcaaagagTGAGCACCAAAACCCTCAAAACTTCTTAAATGttcatttgatgaaaaataataaatatggaAGCGTATTTCGAATAACAAGATCCACAAAACAAGAAGgagaattaactttttttacGATTAACTTGTGGAATCAGGTATCTTGTGGCATCAAAGTGTAATCCACACAGTTGTCAACAGCACTGGATGCTGCTACGGGAGTCTTCTGCTTGCCATCACAATCATCACAGTCAGCACTGGCCTTGCTTACTGGAAGAAAAAACACGGGACGGGAACGAGAGAGAGGACGAGGGAGGTCAAAAACTGCATATATGTACAGCTTATCGTATTTCATATAGCTAAGGGTGTGAGGGTCAGTACATCAGCAAATAAAAACTGTGACCTGTGCAACTAAAGGCTGTGACCTCTAGACCAGCCAAAgcagaattgtaattttaattaatttccacttattctttcattatttttaaacattgagcagcacaactgtAGCCAATAACACAAAGTCTTTCTTTTTCAACCTTCCAGACTTGGATTGGTCTGGCCTTGACTGAAAATGTTTGAGgtttaaaattgaatttgatGGTCGAAGGCAACAGGTTGTCCGGTCAGAACATGTCTAGCTCTAAAATTATATTTGCAAATTAGTATTCTTTATTAAATGTGCATAGATGTGTGGTTCTGTAAACATAAAAGATAGAATAACGAGAAACAAgtacaataatacaatattcACATGATTACTTATGTAAATGAAAACACAGACATCACTGTAcaaagaaatgtgtgtgtgcatacaaGCTCTACAACTGAAGAGGTAAACAACTCTCATGTCTGAACACTGATGTTTACAGTGAATAACCAGAGAATAAACAGTAATGCAATAGCAGCGTGTTTGTATATGTCTGTATAAACAGCTTTACAACTAAACATTTAGGCAGCAGAATGGtgaaaaaacactgaaaatatgCAGGAATGTCAGTAAATGCTCTATATGTAAACAAATGCTTCACACTTTTTTAttcaattctaaaaaaaaaaaaaagttcaaaaacagTATTAATTTAGCTTTAAGATGTAAGATGGGCCATTGAAAGTCATTGACACCAACAAGTTTACATGATATTTGAAAATACTGACAGAAAAATTTTGAAACACcagtaaatgtttttaaatgcaaagcaaAACTGGTTTAATATGGgcaacaaaaataattactttaaaCTGTGACATTTacccaataaaacataatgttttaagatGCTTACATGAACTTTAAATCAGTGTAAGATCATGCACTCATTAAAAACTATCAAAAATCATCCAGTACAAACCCAAGGCACAAGAACAACATGTTCGAGATTTGAAATCATCAAGTTTTTATCCATTTTGACATCAGACATGCGCAGAACACATGCGCACACTGAATAAGCGCCAAAGCGCCGGTAAGGGTATTTACATGCAGAGCAAAACTGGAACCTAATGCCAATCAGGGTTGTTTCAAAAGTCCAACTGATAACAGAACACGTTTGccaattttgaaataaaatagtGAGATTGTGCATATAAACACACTCATTGTCTTACATCAGGAAATTCATCCAAAGACTCttacaaaatgcaaaatacaaTAACATTTTGTTCTAATATGGCTCTAACGTCCATCACACAAAGGCGCatctcttgtgtgtgtgtgtgtgtgtgtgtgcgtgcgtgcgtgtgtgtgtcacaGGTGCGGTGGTGCAGCTTCACTGTAACCATGACAACGCTAAATTGATTTGCAGATGCTGGATGTCGGAATCCGGTTGGGTGGCGGCGCTCTGTTTGCACTACGGCTTCGTTAAAACCAGCCACAGGCCAAAAAACGAGTCGAATACATAAATTAAACATCTATTTCATAAGCCATTATATTGATCATTAATTAACCTTCACAAGACATCAGATGCAGTGATCTGCATCATGACAGAGACTGCAGTGGGTCTGATGCTCTTATGTGAGAGAAAATCGGTGCATCTGAATGCGTTAGTGACTGCGGCGTCTTAACGGAGACCGCCGTACGCGCGTGAAATACACAAGTGAGGCCCCgacacacacgcgcgcgcgcgcgctcCCTCGCTCGCTCGAAGACGCGCAACAAAATGGCACACGGGTGTCTGTGTAATTCACGgataatgagaaagaaaaatgcAAATCAAGCCAAGCCATCATTTACATCGCCAACAGCGAAATCACCACAACTCCAATGGTCACATTCATTTCtatcaataaatattttaaataaataaactgaatagctaaataaataaataaataaaaaacgaatgctGAATGAAAGATCTTACCGTTCTCCTCTCATACATCCATCACATCCTCCGGATCCTCTTCTAAAGATTCATGGTAACCATGAGGATACCTATTAAATCAAATCGATTCCCGTCAATCCCACAGCATGAATCATAACCAAACCTACAGAGCAGTTATTCGAGATCATTCATCTGATCAAATGCACGTTGTACCTTTTCCTTTCTCCTCGCGCCGACTCGACGAATCTTCTTCTAATGATTTTCCCCCCGTTGATTCGGTGTCTCTCACAGATCCGGAGCGCGCCAGTGCGCGCGGACACGGTGAATAACGGTGAACAGTTAACAGATCATACCAccgctgaagaaaaaaaaaaaacaaaaacgacGCAATCACTCGCTGTAAAGTGTAAAAATCGAATGTAATTTGATTATCCGGGGTATGAGGCGTACAAACCTACTGGCGCATTTCTGTAAGTGTATGCAGGCAGCTCGTGCGCGTCGTGGCCGTACAGAGGGACGGATGCTGCACCCAGCGCAACATCTTACGTAAAGTCCGTAGCGACGGTCCTGAATACAGCGACCAACTGAAGAACGGGCCACTGAGACATGCACAAAACACACCTGCTCTAGCCTGTTTCCATACATCCATGCATACACACATCAGTCCATGCATTCATGCATCATTCCACTGTTTAATATGCAGGGACGAATGTGTAGGATGAATGTCAGGTCATTTAGGCTCTGAGATTGTAATTATATACCTCTACTGCTTAAAATAGTTATTTAAAATGCCTTTGCTTCagttcaaatacataaaacttaTCTTGCAAAAGgaaataaaacattgaaatgtgtTAGTATTACCTTGAATGCATGAACCcaaaaatatgcaaaattaGTAACGCCACAGACACAAAACTGACAATATTGTTTTTGGGATTTTGTTGGTTTATGCTCACAGCTAGTGAACTTCTATTTAATCTCATCTGGGTCATATTGTCTTGTACCTTGAGTAGTTTTATTGATGGTTTTTGAGGATGAAGGTGTCACAAAATCTTGACATCAAACGTGACTCGCTTCTACCAAATGACAGATAAATCTTCACCAATATAGAGTTGGACTGGATACATGACAAGTGTTTTCTCTTCTTATGCATGTTTACTGGtttatatttacttattatATAGAGGTGAGTTCAGGTTGATTGCATAAATGtaaagtacaaaaaaatgctgggttaaaaacaacccaagttgggttgaaaatggacaaacccagcgaccgggttgttttaacccagcagttgggctggcttaaaatgaacccaaaatatgttggaacaggtgacaataataatcaaaaagtgaacatttattaataagcaatttaacataaatgtttatcatttaattattaatcattacacttatcaataaatgttcatttaatgaacattaacaaatgttaatttccaacatattttgggttcattttaagcaagcaatacagtcatttttaaacaatagttgggttaaataaaactacccagcaggttgggcaaacatttaacccatccgctgggttaaaacaaccaaattgctggggttgtccattttcaacccaactagggttgtttttaacctagGATATTTTAGTGTAAAATGTAATGTTCCGATAGTGTTGCGGACATGAATGTAAAAACAGTTCTAACTACAAAAGTAAATAGGGGGACACTTTTccccagtcatctcaatggcaaaaagcgCCCCCCATTTACTTTTGTAGTTAGAATAGTTTTAACATTCATGTCGAACCCATGACGCTACTGTTTGTTAGAACAGCTATGCAACCTATTAATGGGGTGCCAAGCGTGACCTGGCTATTTGATGGACTAAATTAGTTTCATGATTGTTGGCGAAATAAATATCACATTCACggaattaatattttgttcacAAAATGGCTTTTGTCTTACTTGTGCTTTATAGTTTTGGCATGAAAATTCAAATGAATTTTGTCCGCGAAATCAATCAGGTCACACTCAGCACCTCATGCCGAtccaccatttaaaaaaaaaagaaggtctacactgccggaattctaatagagaagaagaagagagctagttcaagacgagcgtctatggttaaaacgtatatatatatatatatatatattttttagaaaatgacagatcgtttcgctagataagacctttattctggtatcgtttaaagctctttgaagctgcactgaaactgtaattttgaccttcaaccgtttggggccaattgaagtccactataaggagaataattctggaatgttttcatcaaaaaccttttcgactgaagaaagaagacatgaacatcttggatgacatggg is a genomic window containing:
- the lrrc4bb gene encoding leucine-rich repeat-containing protein 4B — its product is MQAAIVTGLFSPSPLIWLVQLLLWPHLLGPRLAEASPACPAPCSCSNQASRVICTRKGLNEVPQSISSNTRYLNLQENSIQVIRSDTFKHLNHLEILQLSKNQIRQIEVGAFNGLPNLITLELFDNRLPLVPSQAFEYLSKLRELWLRNNPIETLPAYAFHRVPSLRRLDLGELRKLSFISEAAFEGLLNLRFLNLGMCGLKDVPNLTPLVRLEELELSGNQLGVVRPGSFQGLVSLRKLWLMHSRISVIERNAFDDLKNLEELNLSHNSLHSLPHDLFTPLQQLERVHLNHNPWVCNCDVLWLSWWLKETVPDNSTCCARCHAPPGTKGRYIGDLDQRDFTCYAPVIVEPPTDLNVTEGMAAELKCRTGTSMTSVNWLTPNGTLMTHGAYKVRISVLHDGTLNFTNVTMQDTGPYTCMVTNSAGNTTATAVLNVSAPDPGNGYSYFTTVTVETVETGQDGHDSARQFVNETFISFPGPTAASASAGPTGSMLSSLSPRATRAPDRPFTVSITDVANLSGLEDVMKTTKIIIGCFVAITFMAAVMLVVFYKLRKQHQLHKHHGPARAIEIINVEDEIGSAGGASGITGGGTVHTGAGSGGGSGQSPRIHDPEIMTLPSVGQADHLNHYYKAHHFNNNVLSLNMATGMLNNKPNPSSQNQASTMKIGTSGDPSNPGSTSPPLPIPIPMAMTFHGTLKGLSHVPNVQTEPLLLSNGSKESVQETQI